The following DNA comes from Anastrepha obliqua isolate idAnaObli1 chromosome 1, idAnaObli1_1.0, whole genome shotgun sequence.
aaatatttttgattcattcatattttatgcaattttacttttatttccatattttataaaatcgtCTCTACTAAGGCAAGTTTCTAACAAATGTACTACAGGCTCGGGTTTTTTGAGagcaaaattgtttaatatCGTAAAGCACctgaaacaaaataatttttaagcaattCTCCCacttttgcatatacatatcacatacatatatatattatatattatcagAATACATATCTCACAAAAAATTCCTACTGAGTTTTGCGTTCGACTTTTCACTTATATCTGTACTCTCCTACTTACGCGCAACACACGGCCAAGTTAATGACCCACACGAATAACCCACAAGCATACCATCAACCATGctcgcatacttacatacatacattcgtatgtttatgACCAAACTGTAAGTACACATATTGCACACCGCACTTCAGCTACCGACTTCGGGCTAGCTTTTGCACACTGCACCACACAATTTCAACTAACGAAACCCGATTCAAGTGTTTTGATGTGTATAAAACCGAGAGGAGCACCAACGAAGAGATCAGTGTAACAACATTTGGCGTTTACAAAGCTAAACTTGAGTGATCGAAAAACGATTTCTAGCGAATTTTTTCAAgtgtaagaaaataaataaacttattaaaacaacaaaatgccTTGCCCATGTGGAAGCGGTAAGTTAACAttaaaattggaaagaaaattttacattagCAAAATGTCTCCCATTTTTAAAGCTTAATGACTTTTtgtacttaattattttattgtttgtacCTTAGGTTGCAAATGCGGATCGGAACCTAAGACTGGCAATTGCGGTTGCGGTTCGGCGTGCAAATGCTGTCCCTGTGGAAGTGGTAGGTGACCTATTGAAATTCATTAAAGCATAAGAAATTCTCTCAAATatcattaatttaattaaatatttatttttacataatttttattgcttttaggTTGTAAATGCGGCTCACAAACACAAAGTGGCAGTTGCGGTTGCGGTTCCAGCTGTAAATGTGGCCAATAAAAATGCATCAAATAGTATTTGTGCAAATAACAGTACTTTATTAagtttaagcaaaatttaatttatttatataatttaattgtatGATGCTCATTATACATAAATCATGTGAAAATACATATAGTACAAGTATTTATATTAGAAAAGTACAAACACTTGTGCACGCCATCACATTTcgctacaaataaaaaacaaaaagaaattaagtcTTTAGCATTCCTCTCATTCGACAAGAGCACAGTTATTTTAAATCACTCATTCGTGATGTCGTCGGAGCAAATAAGAGTTGATAACGATTTGTTGTTAATGTTTAGCATAGAATATATGATATGAAACTCTATGAGAGAGCTATCTGTTAGTTTTTTCGTTAAATTCCAATGTTTTCATAATAATATGCCATTTGAAAGCCATTGAAGGTAATACGTATGCGATCAAGTACGCTCAGATCCTTCAAAATGTAATTCTAACTTATACGGAAGAGAATTTACCGGttatttggaaatttcaacacCACAATGATCCGAACACACTTCTCATGttgcaaaaaagtttttcgaagaCAATTCGATCACTGTTTTAGATTGGATATTTCGAGTGCCGACTTATTTCTGATAGAACATCTGTGAAACGACGCATAATCTGCATTCAGTACGcagaatatcacaaatttggaTCAGTTATTTGAAAAAGTCAAGGCAGCATGGGAATACATCCCTGTAGAACGTTGGAGAGGTTTAACAATGTCAATGCAAGGCGCCATGCAgcagtaataaaacaaaaaggatTTTCAACAATATAGATAAATACGTAAggggtctatggataagttcgtgcggttttacaacagatggcgtaacttgattattattccatcgatccacatttccaaacattcattggagagctactgtcgtaaggcacaaacgtcagtataagttttttatttgaagcgtaaacaacaatatttttaccacacttgaaaatgtcgaatttcgtgccaaataatgtgtttttgcggggaattctttaatatgaagaaaaaagcagccgaaagtcatcgtaccttggtggaagtttatggtgagcatgctctagctgagcgaacgtgccaaaAGTGCAGTTTTCTCTTTCGCCtgcattttttatcatttaactACTATTTTGATTCGTTCATAAGAATTTTTCTCGAAGGATTTTCGAATTATATTGACTTTTGTaaagtaaaagaattttttttcttaaatatataaaaaggttgaaaagattttaaatttataaaataaaacctaatTTGCAAAACGTTTAAgtgattttattcaaaaatgtctCAAATGGAAAAATCTAGCAatatccaaataaaattttcatggtaCCAATTTAGAAGTCAATTGCCGAATTTTTGGCAGTTAGAACGCTATGCTTTTGCCAAAATGGAACGATTTATGTTTTTCCAACTAGAATTATTTTCTTCAAGGAAGCTTAAAGAAATAACGAACGTAGGTTGGCAGATCTAAAATATTGAATGTTCAACTAACTAAGCTTTGTACGAGTCGAGTGTAGCTGTAAATCTGAATGTAGAGGTTATTCCAAGATTTCCATAGACGAGTCTACATACACTTATGCTTATCTTTTTCCAACATTCGTAACATTTTTCATTCTAAATTTTTcccctaatttttttctttgtataacAAAAATCGCATAAAACAAAGTTACAAACATTGtaagaaattcacaaaaaattaaaaataaaaatttaccaacaacaaattttcaactttttattcaaaatctttataaaacttctaggtatgtagttttataggcTGTACAATTCTAGTGTATCTCAAACATAGCGTTAGTTTTTCTAAATTCTATTTCATAGTATGTTTAGAATTTCCTTCCACATAAAGCAAATGTTCGGAAGTCTTTTAATAATTAACAAATTCATAATTTGTGATGAACTTCTATTTTAGTGGTCACAGCTGTACTCGTATGTACTGTACTATACATTAAATTTCTTGACTTCAACCCATTCTCAGAGTGGacgatgtgcatatgtatgtatgtaggtacatgcGGCTGGCTCCTCAAGCAAATGTACTACCAAGGAGAAGTAATTGTCATCTTAAACGaaggcagcaacaacaaatgcatTCAAACAATTAGCTTATGCATCGAGAAAATAATCTTACGAGCACAACGTCAACTCTGTGAATTTATCTGTATAAATAGTTAAGAAGAAACgaagaaaataaattccattgacCTCTAAGGCGAAATGTAAATGggctaaattgaaaaaaagttctttcaaTTAAATCTCAACCAACAAAAGTGCATAGTTTATCTTACTTGCACATTtagatatgcatgtatgcagttatacatacgtatgcagttatacatacattttagcaTACTTATAAAGAGACTCTTAAAAATCGGATATCTCTCAACGCACGTATACCGTAGTCATACCGTAGTAATAGTGTGGCACCACTTGACAAAATGATCTACGAAATCTATGCTCAATTGAAGAGAGACATTTTTAAGCAGTGATTCCAAAACTTTTACTTAAGGACATATGTAAATGGAGAAAACCATGAGCGTATTTTTGTTTAGCAAATTATTGATGCATTGTCACAAAAACCAGTGTCTAAAATGCCTTGTTTGTTGTACAGTGTAATATTTCAACCTACCCACTTTAACTGCTGTTTCTGTTTCTCTTttagtaatatatgtatatacttcttTCTTATTCTTCTACTACATATTTATAAGTAATTGGCAGTTGCTCCATAAATGGAGAAACCTACAGTTTAAGATGACAGATACCcgtaaaattacgaaaaaaaaaattatttttttcataaaatgttaatattctcCTTTAAGaacatgtcaaaaaatttttaaaaatttaaatatttcttatcgtcaaccgtgacgaatCTTTTCTttacgttcgagcgctgggagaggtatagttacgttgccgactttagacgcgtttttctgaaaactatatttttcgaattggcgtacacgataactcgaaaagttattgaccgatctgcctgaaattttgcacacatcttttttatgatattactttctatgtgaatttacaattcgaaaatttttcgaaaaaataatgttttcgaagcaaaaatagtaggaaaatttgccctaaaatttatttttttttttttaagcattttattccgctaattttttccccccatttttgcttaattcatatagaaattatgacattaataaacaaaaaaaaattagtttttttcgattgagaagccccgctgcgaccttcctggaagaattaagTGTGCATCCGTCATTTtcattgattaaaataaaaaaaaagtttattttattttaatgtataaattaactatatgccaattttgaaaaaatatattgacttcttcattttaaataattttaatgaaaatcagggaaaatatggtctTTTACAGATATTTGTCCCCTTAAGTCAACTCCAAACGTCGGATGATGTTTTATGAAGagatttttaatggcagaaatacactcgtagattTCTCAttgtttcatgcccggagattcgaacctcttccgagtggtagtcatgcaccaacgtATTCGACTACGGCAGCCTGATACAGGCAGCCTCCAGCaagtgaaggtaccccgcacgacactaaccacctcttcacatgccccctaaaaccgactcatctaacacccctctctctctggacccaacctgtcgaaccagcatgtttcctggacctacccctagatgagctagacgaagacgaccggtaatatgccctacactgacagggctatcattactgttaaaacaacaacaacagctacgGCAGCCCCTCTAAATAGCTTAAtaggaggatttttttttcaggcGGTGCTTCGTAGAAAAGTCTCGTCGGTTTTCCATTATCAGTTGAACCTGACAACTATttgaaaactgagaaaaaaaatttcgattaagTAGCATGATTATATTTTCTctttaagtaatatatatagTGTGATAGTCTTTCACCAAAATGATTTCCAGCTGAACTCCAAAGTCGAAAGAAATTTTACTTATAATAAATAGTTAGGTACTTGGCTGACGCCTGTGAAGTTTTTCCTTTCAACGAATAAGTTATTAACTTGTGCTGTgtgccaaaaatataaaatctttttcatatttttttactatgaaatTTCTAAACAGTTAATATCTCCGCATTGGTTAGCAAGCGAGAAAAATTCTAGAGCTTTCACGTAGTTTGAGAACATTATTGCTTTATTAGATAAACAATATTAATTATAAACTCCTTGTAGATTTCACAAATAGTTAATTTTAAACACGACtgcatttatacatatgtatatattcatttatgtacatacatatttaagaaaCGCTGACTCAACCACCATCAAGTAATTACTCAATTTAAAGAACATATTTCAATTAACGACGACGTCACAAACCTATAAGCCACACTGAGCCGATCGCCATACATGCTCGTAAGCAATTTTTACTTTGCACACTGCACTACTgaatgcatgcacacatacgcaTCAAGAAAACGAAAAGACGTGGAAGTGGAAATGAGAACTATCCCGAACAAACCAGAAGAGTAAGTTTTGAGAAGGTAAGAAATAAGAGCCTATATAAAAGCACAACACAATCGGCTTTGATGAACAGTGAACGTTTGCATTAGACAAAGTATAACACGTTCTCTTATCGCTACGtttctttaactgaaaaaaaactaaagtaaaacaaattcaGTGAAAATGCCGTGCCCCTGTGGAACTGGTAAGTTTtgtatttaaagaataaaaaatgtgtacaatTCAGAGGaatttaaatatgtgtattACCTAAATCAGAAGCTTTTTCTagcccaataaaataaaaaccgaaatcgaatttcattcttttcacaaaattattgtatatattgttttctttttaggtTGCAAATGTGGCACTCAAGGCCAAGGAAATTGTGGTTGCGGTAACGGAGGAACCTGCCAATGTGGCAGTGGCAAAGGTTGCTGCGGTAAATGAAATGACAGAGCGACATTGAATCCCATTAGCACTACGCGTAGTATGTAGCAAACACAAAGGCTACAAATAACCATGAATTATCGAATCCATATCAATTTACTACAAATTTTTAAGCGTTAAAAATTAGAGCACACTAATGTATTTAAATCATAGGAATATTAGATATTTGAATTATTAGCATATGTGTAATGCGTATTATGTGGCAATACAGGCACATTTTAGAGACAAATACCGTGTTTTACTGTTTTCATTTTCgtgtaatatatttatatgtgtataagcatatacatatatcacttATACTTGTATTATATATTCCCGTAGGTGCATCATGAGCAAACTGCGAACTGCAATACATAAATTACCCATTATGAGTGCCTTGTATTTGTAATTGGGTTTGAGAAAAAACATGGTGAGACTAGCTTTACACTAGCTTTGTTTACATTTGAAGTGATTTTGTATGCTTTGATagtaacaaaatgaaataaaaaaatagataactccaaaaacaataacaaatgaaatatataaCTTTATTTTCCACGATGTGCAAATCTGATGCTGCCTCATTATGTTTTCTACTTTACATTCTTTGGTTACTTTTTGCTTCAGTTGACATTTAAAACAAAGCGTCCTATAATAAACGAATATTCTTTTTTTGCTGCTCGCCCCCTCCAGTTATCCGTATTTGTGTTATCTGCCAGGGTGTGAAGCGGCCGGCTGTCCCTCCGCGCCAGCAGGTCAAAATAATTGTCTTCTCGCAATCATCCGGCATTCAACAGAGCGTCGCTAACGTCATAACCCTATTACACCAACAACTTATCATTAGCATTTTAGCAAATTATCGCAGTTACGCAAAGTGATGTGTTTCCCAAACTTGATAAGGGGAAGTCACTCAATcaagtattgaaaaatattgccgCAAGATTTTAAATGCTAAGCCAAAAAGATCTGAAGATCTTAGCGGATAAGTAATCAAAATTTGTTAGCATTTCGTTtcaccaacaatttttttttatcacttagCACGTctcattttactaattttagcgttgttttgctaaaaataattttactaggttggttggttggtttaagggtgaccccgcatcggattccacatagaccgcaagttgggtccgttgtgttgccctagagctcattatgttatatgatttccccacctaaccgagatttttattatagattttggtcaaagatattaattcgtttcgagaatttgatgagagattcgattttcaggttcgagggtactgaaagattgtcaattgttggagagccaagaagagcgagtcgacttctggctagaccgggacaactgcacagcaaatgtctgctcgatacttcctcatcttcgtcctcgcagtatctgcacaggtcgttttgaggaaccccgagccgacgtgcgtgagtgcccaaaaggcagtggccggtgataagagatattatatgccttagttcgtgtttcgaaagacttataagggtttttgtctgtttcagattgtaggatggccagatttgtctggtcgtaacgcaagtagtttccactcgccacctccgatcagcaatgctgtgaaattctcgatcaatgagcaatttacatgttgagagcggaatgtggattgctggtaagttactaacatttgattgcgcagctccagctcttgcgagctcatcagctttgcagttaccttcgaatccactgtgacccggtatccagataacttggacagaattctgaacacttatctcgttaagagataagagacaggatcgaaccacatctgagtgggtataagaggagctgagtgctcgaacggccgcttgactgtcggtgaaaaagcggatatcctctagtgatattctattttctaagagagttttcgcagcataccagatagcgcatacttccgcttggaatacgctacagtagtcgagtaatctaaatgatagattgatgtgaggggaattggaaaagattccaaatcccactttgccgtcttgttttgaaccatctgtatatataatcagagggccatcgatttcggttagatttgtcttccattcttccctagttgggagtgaacaggagaatagcaaaggtggtgatggaagacttacatgatagtctatttcggaagagataacagtgttcctgttcagtatggccgaatggccaagatacttattccatttcgatatagcattcatgcgtgtcgctgctttcgctgcaatcgctttgccagccagatcgatagggaacaagtgaagcaacgtatttagagccttagtaggtgttgtacttaagcatcctgttatcaggaagcaggctgttctttggactcgatcaattgtggctactctacaccgtttttcgagtgctgtccaccatacaaccacaccgtagaagagtatcggtttgatgatcgaggtatatatccaataaatgatccgaggtgaaaaaccccaggttttgcctatagctttcttacaagtataaagaactatgaaagcttttttacatctgttttcgatgtacaatttccaactcaacttcctatctagaataactcctagatatttagctgaatcagataggagtaatgattccccttttaaagttattgtttgcagtggagaaGATTTTACTAGGTtactcaataagttttgcgttcgataagaaaaacacaattttatggtttcaaATACACTTAATtcttcagtatagtctcccttaACGTCAATAACTTGTTCCAAgttattttgacctcatcatttgataagAAACTCTTTTCATGCATGAATTTGTTTAGGACGGAAAATATGTAGGTGGAAGtcactaggggccaaatctggtgaatatagTGGATGAtccaaaaaaatcaaactttaATTTAAGGATTTTGgctattgtcaaaatgctctttataaaaaaaatttttttttcttttgcaaactgggtcctTTTTTACGAATTCTTTCCTTCAGCaggttacaataatatcatattcagtaatatatataatattattgccaatttgcaagtaatccacaagcaaaattcctttcgtatcccaaaaaactgatgctaacaactTCTTGGTCGATTTCTGgtcacgaactcgtttcgaagCCCAAAAACCAGGTTTACATTTTGCTTAgttttgatttagaatcatAGTGATAGACCCAAGCCTCATCGatggcacaaaatccactttgtcctttcgaaaacgctctttATGTTG
Coding sequences within:
- the LOC129253077 gene encoding metallothionein-1-like; its protein translation is MPCPCGSGCKCGSEPKTGNCGCGSACKCCPCGSGCKCGSQTQSGSCGCGSSCKCGQ
- the LOC129253078 gene encoding metallothionein-1-like, with the protein product MPCPCGTGCKCGTQGQGNCGCGNGGTCQCGSGKGCCGK